DNA from Evansella sp. LMS18:
CAGTATCAGAGGACCTTTTCATAAAACATAGCCTGAACAAAGGAATGGATCTTACTGAAGCCGATATAAATAAAATTAAGGAAGAAGATGTTCTTGATAAGGCATTCCAGAAAACCTTAAATTTTCTATCCTATCGCATGAGATCTGAAAAGGAGATTTTACAATATTTGCGGGAGCAGGAAGTGGAGCAGGACGATGCGGAGCAGCTTATGGAACGGCTGCGGGATTTGAATTTCCTTGATGATTTAGCGTTTGCGGAAGCTTTCGTTAGGACGAAGAAAAATTCCCAGAAAAAAGGTCCCCTTCTTATTGAACAGGAACTTTACCAAAAAGGGATTTCCCAAAAGCATATTGATAAAGCAATGCTTCAGTATCCCCCTGAAGAACAGCTTGATAATGCCATAGCAGCAGCGGAAAAGAAACAGTCCAGCTACAATACGGAAGGCGCTCGTAAAAAGCAGCAAAAACTGATGCAATTTCTTATCCAGCGTGGTTTTACGAGTGAAACAGCTAAACAGGCGCTTGCTGAAAGCGATACAGACGCAACCGCCAATGAGGAATGGGAAGCTCTCCTGAAACAGGGTGCGAAAGCGGAAAAAAAATACAGTAAATACGAAGAAGGCTGGGAAAGAGATCAGAGGATTAAACAATTTCTTTACGGCAGGGGCTTTAGTATGGAGCTGATTGACAAATGGCTGCAGCAAAAAGAAGACTAGGGTGATGCAAGGTTTCTGCGGGCAGTCTGGTTTCTTTAAACTTTCCTGTAAATTATTTATAATAGTATTATAAGCTTTAGGTTTTAAGACCAGAAGGAGTTAAACAACATGGACAAAAAATACAGCGAGATGACAGAAGAAGAACTAAGAAATGAAATAGCCGATTTAAAAGTGAAAGCACAGAAGGCCGAGCAGATGGGAATGGTAAACGAGTATGCCGTCCACGAACGCAAAATGTCTATGGCCAAAGCATATATGATGGATCCTTCCGAATTTAAAGCAGGGGAAACATATGAGATTATTGATGGAGAAGGAGATAAATTCACGATCTCCTACAAAAAAGGAGTATTTGCCTGGGGCAGCAGAAATGATTCAGGCAAAGAAGAAGCGCTGCCTATTTCGTTACTGGGACATAAACTATAGAACGGCAAGGGTGCCGCCGCCAGAGAGGGCTTCTCTTTCATCTGTGCAGGCAAATGCACATAGAAAGGCACATAATAATCCGGCGGCTGAACAACAACAGCTGTTTCCTTGCCTTGCCCGCAGTGGCGGCAGGTTTATGACCGCTTGCGCGTTTGCACTTCAAGAACTCTGTTATGCAGCGACTGTTCCGTCTCACCGTTTACCTGGTGAAAGGCATGCTTAGGATTAGCCCGTGGAGACTGAAAAGGACTCATATATCCCTCTTTCCCTGATTGGGGGGTGTTCTGTCTGCTCATTGTCAGAAAACCTCCTTAGCCTGATTTAGGTTCGGGGGTAACAAGGATTTTACTACTGATCAGCCCGTTCGTCATGATTGTCTCTTTGTTCAGTGGAAGCCTGCATTCTTTCGGCTGGCCGGGTGTTGATTGTTCCATCGGCCCGCTTTGAGGCATAAGCTGGCTTTGCCCGCGGCTCACCATCAAGCGATATACGGTGGGGAAATCCTTTAGCTTTATTCCGCAAGTGACATACCTCCTTTTTCTGGGGCAGATTTAGTGTGTGCATAAAGGTGCAAATAATAAATTGTAATTACTAACAAAAGGGAGGTGCAGGGGATGAATGATTATTTTGAGCGGCTTACAACAAGGCTTTTAGAACAAAACAACCAGATGTCTTATTCCGAGGCGCGGACCTGGGTGGAATTGCTCTGGGAAGACTTTGAAACCACGTATGCGAAAGCCGGCAGAAAATACAAAGGTAAAGAAATGACCGAGAAAATACTGATTCAGTGGATTGACCAGTACGGACCAAGGCTTCACGAGCTGGTGAATGAAAACCCGAAATACCGGGAATGGTTTGAAAAAAAGAATTTTTATCATTGAACAAAGGTGTGAGCCGTTGAGGCCCATGCCTTTTTTTATAGTTTTTCATGCGGGTACAGGCTTTACAGGCATTGCAAGGGGCTCTCGCGTGCCCGCTCGGCCAGGTATGTGGGGCGAACGGGTATGCAAGACGGCCTCGCGTGCCCGCTTGGCCAGAAAAATGAAGCGAGCGGGTATGCAAGAAGGTCTCGCGTGCCCGCTCGCCCAGAAAAATGAAGCGAGCGGTAATGCAAGAGTGTCTCGCGTACCCGCTTGGGCAGAAAAACGAAGCGAGCGGGTATGCAAGAAGGTCTCGCGTGCCCACTCGGCCGAAAAAGTGAAGTAAGCGGGTATGCAAGGGTGTCTCGCGTGCCCGCTCGACGCACCTCCCCCATCAAACATAAAAAAAGACCGGGCATTCAATCGCCCGGTCCCCCACTACATTTACCACATTAACTTCTCCATTTAATCAAAAGCCACTTCCAGTTTTCGCTCCAGTGTCTCGTTATTATAGATCCAGCCAGTATACGACGAAAGAGATTCAAGATCTTCATTCAGGCGAACAATCGCGATAAAAGGATAATGTCCTTTACTGCGATATCTTAAATCTGTAAACTTCACACTGTAACCATGCGGCTCTTTAGTAACTTCCCAGCGATACGCTGGTGAGAAGGATAAGAAAGCACTTAAATTAGGGTCCTTTCTTGCCGCATTTATTATTTTGTGATCTGGAATTGGATCAAAGGAATAAGTTTCGAAATACTTTACCTGCATGTCTTTCACTTGTGCAACATGCATTTTTTCCCCAGTCCTCACCACTACATGCCACTGGTGCCAGCGGAACGTTGGCGAAATAAATATGTGAGTGGAATCAGGATGCCTGCTTTTCAGTTCATGATAGACTTTTCGCTGGGTTCGTACCCTCCAGACATAGTAGCCTGCAAGGAATATATACATGAGCAGGAATGTCCAGCCAGGATCTGCACCAAAGCGCCAGATAATTATCCCGACTATGTGGGTCACAAAAATAAATGGGTCAAAAATGTTGATTACGCCAAGTGCCATCCATTTTTTATGGAAGGGAGCCAGCGCCTTGGTCCCATATGCATTAAATATGTCTACAAACACGTGTATGAAAACAGCCAGAAATGTCCATAGCCAGAGATGGAGCAAATTAATCTCAGGCATCATTAATCCCAGACCAAGTGTTATGAGGGTCGGCCAGATAAACCAGAAAGGCACGGAGTGTGTAACCCCTCTGTGGTTTCTGATATAGACGGCATTATTCTTCAGCTTCAACACCGTATCGAAATCCGGGGCCTGAGACCCGATTATTGCTCCTACCATCACTGCCTGGGCCATTGCAGGGCTGCTTGTGACGACTGGATCTAATGTGGCTAATCCGCCTATGGCAATCCCCATAACTACATGGGTACCCGTATCCATTGCTTCCCCCTCCTTGATGATAGGATAGTGATTTCCTGATACAATACAATCTGTAATGATTTTCTTTAATGATATATTTTTTGCTTAAAGATTTCATTAGTTAAAACAACAACTCTGTTAACTTTTAGAGGATTTTTTATTTTTGCCGGCGAATCTGCCCCTAGAAATGCAGTAAACCTGTAAGCTTCCTGTGAAGCCGGAATACTGCCCTTATGAAATCATTTTCGCAAGCTCTATGTTAAAGGATTTAACCAGGTAATTCTATTATTACCCGATAACCGCTTTTTTCAAAAGGAGAATGTATCATGACAAGAGCCGTACAGATTTTTTTGGAATATAAAGTCAAGGAAGACTCAATAAAAGAATATGAAAAAACGATGGAAGATGTTTTGGCAGGTTTGGAGAAATTCGGGGCTTCCCAGGTGGACTGGTATGAAGCTGCTGACCAGGGCAGTCTGTACGTAGAAATGTTTAAGCTGCCAACAATGTCCCATTACGATACGATAAAAAAGTACAGACAGGATAAAGACCATCCTCTCTTTGGAAAACTGGACCCCTTTATCGAAGGCGGGTGTAAAAAGGTCCACTGCTGGGCTTTTATCCAGAAAACCTAAATTATCAGCAATACTTGAAAATGAGGAGAAACCATATGAAAACAGAAATAGAAGAGCTGAAAGACTGGGATGTTTCCGGTTTCGGGGATGACCTGCTTCAGTGGTACCAGGAAAACAAACGTGATCTGCCGTGGAGACGGGAGCGTGACCCATACAGAATATGGGTTTCTGAAATAATGCTTCAGCAGACGAAAGTAGATACTGTGATACCTTACTATGAAAACTTCATGGCTTTGTTTCCTACAGCGGAAGCACTTGCTGAAGCGGAAGAAGAAACGGTGCTGAAAGCCTGGGAAGGACTCGGGTATTACTCAAGGGCCCGGAATCTCCACCAGGCGGTAAAAGAAGTTAAAGAACTATACGGCGGCAAAGTGCCTGACACAAAAGAAGAAGTACATAAACTTAGAGGTGTCGGGCCTTATACGGCGGGAGCTATTCTCAGCATCGCATACAATAAGCCGGAACCAGCCGTAGATGGGAATGTCATGCGTGTATTATCAAGGCTGTTTTTAATTGGCGATGACATAACTAAAAGTTCAGCACGAAAGAAGTTCGAAGCTATTGCCGCTGCAGTAATATCTAAAGAAAACCCAGCGGATTTCAACCAGGCTTTAATGGAACTCGGTGCGATGATCTGCACACCAAGGTCGCCGGCATGTCTTTTATGCCCTGTGCAGCAGCATTGCCTTGCCCGGGAGGAAGGGGTGCAGGAACAGCTTCCTGTGAAAGCAAAGAAGCTTCCTCCAAAAATGAAAAAAATGAAAGCCGCAATTATTGAAGATGAAGAAGGCAGGCTGCTTATTGAGAAAAGGCCTGAAAAAGGGCTTCTGGCTAATCTCTGGCAGTTTCCTAACATGGAACTCGAAGAAGGAAGTTCAGAAGACCCCGTTGCTGAGAGTCTGAGAAAAGCAGGGCTGCAGACGGAAACAGAACCAGCTTCCTGCTATGAAGTCAGGCATGTTTTTTCCCATCTTATCTGGGAGATTGATGTTCACTTCGGGAAATCGATGGGGTTCAGCAACGAACAGAAATTTAATGAGAGCAGGCTCAAATTTGTTGCAAAAGAAGAGATCAGGAAGTATCCTTTTCCTGTTTCCCATCAGAAAATAATTGACTATGCGTTGAAAGGGGAGTCATAAGATGGATTTGAACTTATCAGGTAAAAACGTTCTTGTAACCGGTGGCTCAAAAGGTATCGGCAAAGGGATTGCAAAAGCATTTTTAGACGAAGGAGCGAATGTCGGTATAGTTGCGAGAGGACTGGAAGGATTGAAGTCAGCAAAGGAAGAGATGCCTGAAGCTGAAATTATCCAGGCGGATCTCACCGATAAACAGGAGAGGGAAAAAGCATTTAAAGAGTTCTCGAACAAAGTGGGAGACATCGATATACTTATAAACAATGTTGGCGGAAGCAATGGGAGCAGCACAATGGAAACACCGCTGGAAGATTTCGAAGCTGCCATGTCCCTTAACTATTTCTCTGCTGTGCATTTCAGCCAGCTTGCTGTTCCTGTCATGAAAAATAAAGAAGCGGGTTCTATCGTTAATATTTCTTCTGTTTTTGGCAGGGAGTCCGGAGGTAAGCCAACGTACAACAGTGCTAAAGCTGCGATGATCAGTTTTACGAAGTCCCTAGCTGACGAAGTGATCAAAGACGGGATCCGTGTTAACGGAGTAGCACCAGGGTCTATTCTCCACCCGAGCGGAAACTGGCAAAAACGCCTGGATGAAAACACGGAAAAAATTAATAAATTTGTTGAAGAACAAATTCCTGCAGGCCGGTTTGGAACGGTGGAAGAAGTG
Protein-coding regions in this window:
- the recX gene encoding recombination regulator RecX — translated: MPKISRITVAKKRKDRFHIYLSKENGKDEYGFTVSEDLFIKHSLNKGMDLTEADINKIKEEDVLDKAFQKTLNFLSYRMRSEKEILQYLREQEVEQDDAEQLMERLRDLNFLDDLAFAEAFVRTKKNSQKKGPLLIEQELYQKGISQKHIDKAMLQYPPEEQLDNAIAAAEKKQSSYNTEGARKKQQKLMQFLIQRGFTSETAKQALAESDTDATANEEWEALLKQGAKAEKKYSKYEEGWERDQRIKQFLYGRGFSMELIDKWLQQKED
- a CDS encoding YfhH family protein, with the protein product MDKKYSEMTEEELRNEIADLKVKAQKAEQMGMVNEYAVHERKMSMAKAYMMDPSEFKAGETYEIIDGEGDKFTISYKKGVFAWGSRNDSGKEEALPISLLGHKL
- a CDS encoding YpzG family protein yields the protein MSRQNTPQSGKEGYMSPFQSPRANPKHAFHQVNGETEQSLHNRVLEVQTRKRS
- the sspK gene encoding small, acid-soluble spore protein K → MRNKAKGFPHRISLDGEPRAKPAYASKRADGTINTRPAERMQASTEQRDNHDERADQ
- a CDS encoding YfhJ family protein, translating into MNDYFERLTTRLLEQNNQMSYSEARTWVELLWEDFETTYAKAGRKYKGKEMTEKILIQWIDQYGPRLHELVNENPKYREWFEKKNFYH
- a CDS encoding metal-dependent hydrolase; protein product: MDTGTHVVMGIAIGGLATLDPVVTSSPAMAQAVMVGAIIGSQAPDFDTVLKLKNNAVYIRNHRGVTHSVPFWFIWPTLITLGLGLMMPEINLLHLWLWTFLAVFIHVFVDIFNAYGTKALAPFHKKWMALGVINIFDPFIFVTHIVGIIIWRFGADPGWTFLLMYIFLAGYYVWRVRTQRKVYHELKSRHPDSTHIFISPTFRWHQWHVVVRTGEKMHVAQVKDMQVKYFETYSFDPIPDHKIINAARKDPNLSAFLSFSPAYRWEVTKEPHGYSVKFTDLRYRSKGHYPFIAIVRLNEDLESLSSYTGWIYNNETLERKLEVAFD
- the mutY gene encoding A/G-specific adenine glycosylase, with protein sequence MKTEIEELKDWDVSGFGDDLLQWYQENKRDLPWRRERDPYRIWVSEIMLQQTKVDTVIPYYENFMALFPTAEALAEAEEETVLKAWEGLGYYSRARNLHQAVKEVKELYGGKVPDTKEEVHKLRGVGPYTAGAILSIAYNKPEPAVDGNVMRVLSRLFLIGDDITKSSARKKFEAIAAAVISKENPADFNQALMELGAMICTPRSPACLLCPVQQHCLAREEGVQEQLPVKAKKLPPKMKKMKAAIIEDEEGRLLIEKRPEKGLLANLWQFPNMELEEGSSEDPVAESLRKAGLQTETEPASCYEVRHVFSHLIWEIDVHFGKSMGFSNEQKFNESRLKFVAKEEIRKYPFPVSHQKIIDYALKGES
- a CDS encoding SDR family NAD(P)-dependent oxidoreductase, which translates into the protein MDLNLSGKNVLVTGGSKGIGKGIAKAFLDEGANVGIVARGLEGLKSAKEEMPEAEIIQADLTDKQEREKAFKEFSNKVGDIDILINNVGGSNGSSTMETPLEDFEAAMSLNYFSAVHFSQLAVPVMKNKEAGSIVNISSVFGRESGGKPTYNSAKAAMISFTKSLADEVIKDGIRVNGVAPGSILHPSGNWQKRLDENTEKINKFVEEQIPAGRFGTVEEVANAAVFLASEKASWVVGATLNVDGGQSKSNF